Proteins from a genomic interval of Heteronotia binoei isolate CCM8104 ecotype False Entrance Well chromosome 7, APGP_CSIRO_Hbin_v1, whole genome shotgun sequence:
- the ENY2 gene encoding transcription and mRNA export factor ENY2 encodes MNKDAQMRATINQKLIETGERERLKELLRAKLIECGWKDQLKAHCKDVIKEKGLEHVTVDDLVAEITPKGRALVPDSVKKELLQRIRTFLAQHASL; translated from the exons ATGAACAAAGATGCACAGATGAGAGCGACTATTAACCAAAAACTAATAGAAACGGGAGAGCGAGAACG CCTTAAAGAACTACTAAGAGCCAAGTTAATCGAATGTGGCTGGAAAGACCAGTTAAAGGCCCACTGTAAAG ATGTCATCAAAGAGAAAGGACTAGAACATGTTACTGTTGATGATTTGGTGGCAGAAATCACTCCAAAAGGCAGAG CTTTGGTACCCGACAGCGTAAAGAAAGAGCTTTTACAAAGAATAAGAACGTTCCTCGCTCAGCATGCCAGCCTTTGA